The genomic DNA TTGGAGGGAGAGAGCTACATGCATTCTCTATGTTTTAGTAACTGGTGACAACTTTTGTAAAGTTAGAACCCGTTTATAACTTCCAAAAACTTAAGGGGTTTGTCACTATGTGAAAGTCTCCTAAGCAGGATAGGATACAATACTGATTTGGAAATTGACAACCATGTTCTCAGGTACATttcctcagcaaccaaacatagccttcaAATGAATTTAGAGTTTGTTTCACTAAGAAATACAAGTTGTGGTGTCAAAGTTTGAAGTTTATGGACGAActtgatggaaataaataacaagCGCTTGACTAAATATTGTTGGTTATAATCGAATAGATGAACCACAAGGAAGCAAATACCTTGATCAGATTTTAGTCTCACGTTATGATGCTGATATGCTATTCTTTTGGTTGTGTGGTTGGTACGTTTCATTTTGCAACCTCCCTGTTCAGAACTATTTCCTCATTTTGTTTAGCATCTAATCAATTACCTTCTTGATTTTTCTCAGGTACGTTTAAATTAACTCTGCAGTTCATGGAAGATTATCCAAATAAGCCTCCAACAGTCCGGTTTGTCTCACGGATGTTTCATCCAAACAGTATGTCACAATCCTATTCTTGAATTGCATTGCTGGTTATGCAATATAGATCATAAACTGCTTACGCCAATGTTTCTTTTTGGCATCTATCTATTACTCTCTAGGACTATACTAACAATGTTGTTTCCACATTAGCATCTAATCTCTGACTGCATTTGTATGGGTTTGATCAGTTTATGCAGATGGAAGTATTTGCTTGGATATTTTACAGAATCAGTGGAGTCCTATATATGATGTGGCAGCTATACTCACTTCTATCCAGGTGAACCTTTCcacaaacaattaattttttatggaaTAAATGTTTTGTCCTGATAAATAATTTACTGACACCTTGATGTTATGTTTTGCTTAATCGAAATATCTCATATGGatgacttttatttattaaggtACTGTTTGTTCAAAAATGAACACAATTCATTACCTCgtcttagtttattttatttttatttttaatgttgtttaatatttagtttttttaaaaagttttttgcAATGCAATAGTCAAAAGAATTTTCTGTAAAACTGTAAATCAACATGCATGGTATCAGTTGGCAAAGTGGATTTGCTACTAAATTGAAATATAGAACATAGTCATATGCTTTTTCTAACTCTCTTTCTCATGTGGATGtaaagatttcatattttcttggCTTGCTTAGTGTTGTATGAACTTTGTGAGGTCTCTTTCTTCAATAAGTATGCCTGCAAGTTGAACCCTGACTTCATATAAGGGCTACTAGTCAAGAACACTTCAACATCTCTCAAGAGCTATTCCAGCCGAATCTACATCTAATGACTTCACCCATGAGTGGCAGTGACCAGGAAACAACAACACTTTAACAGAAAGCTGGTTTTAAATATCTAAGCTTTCATTACACTACTACCATATGAGATTTGGGTGGATAAGTGAACTAGCTGCTTACACAAATAGTGTAAGTTATATCTTTGAAAGTATGAGACAAGGAAATTAGCCTGGGAGGTTGTATCTTGTACCTCTCCCCTTCAATTTTACGATCTTCTTCTCCCTGCCCTACTATTTTACATTTTGCTATATCAGTTGGTCTATAGCATAAGTTTCCAATCTCCTTTAAGAGACTGAGGACATAAGTTCTTTGAGAAAGAGAAACTTGCTTGGATCTGATTAGACTGAATGACCTGGAAATACTTCAAAAGATGCCAAATTGTTCATCTCAAATTCTCTTTCCAACAAGGATTTTTTACCTCTATATCTTGTCTGTACCATCAGGTGCAATCACAGgatcatccacatatacaatgAGATAGGTATCTCACCTTGTAATGAGTTCTTTGAAAAATGAGGTATGATCTTTGTGACTCCATATGCAGCCAATATTCTGCATAACTTGACTGAATGTCTCAAACCAGGCTTTGGGAATTGCTTTGATCCATGCCATATGTACTTCATTTTGCGCATCTTTCCATCTGCTTCACCACAAACGCTTTCATCTCCTAGGGAGAGTTAGATCTGAAGGGATACTCATGCAGACTTCTTTCTTTAAGTCTCTATGGAGGAAGACATGGATTATTTTCACTACTAGTACATTCATCTTTGCCATTGGGCCAAACGTCTATAATAAGTTTGTAAAGCCTTTTTCTGTGACTGTAGCTAAGAGGGCTTCACCATGGTTTTAAGCAATGGCCACTATAAGGTTTAATGGCCATTACATAATGGTATCAGGAGGTATCTATACCATTAAGGATCacatttatgaaaattatcagTTGTAATGGTTGTTATGGATCGCTATGGTAGTGAAATGGCCATTATGGAACAGCTATGATGTTCCCTAGCTGTCTAGGATGGATCACTATAACAGGCCATAATGGTTCCTGGCACCAAGTTGACTGTCTAGGATGGATTTTGAagttctttttctatttctttgttACTTATCAACCTTCAAAAACTCTTGAATGCCATATCTGACTCTGAATTACTAATTTACTGttggtatataaaaaaataaaaataaaaaaaaagaatagaaagacCATATGAAATATCAAACCCTCTGAATGTTCCAttgttcaaattttcttttatttttaggtgTTTGAGATTAGGTAACTCATGTTTGACCTAAATTCTGACTTCTTTGGAAGGAGTCTTTTGTTTGGTATGAAAGTTTGCTTATCTCAGACTGACAGACATCTTGACCCTTCAATTAAGGTATAACCTATTTGAATTTGTGTTTGGCACCTACCTCTCCTATGTTTATGCCCATTTTTGTAGCACAAAATCCTCAACCATCTACTACCATAACTGGATGTGGCAGATCTTAAAAAGTGCTAGCATGGTGAGGAAGCCTAACAGAAGGGCTATCCCACACTTGGCTTGGTCCATAGATTCTTGATCATCTTTGCACTGATGGTCTTCCCTCATGCTAGTGAGAGAATCAATTAATACCACTAGTTTAGCTGATTTGAGTTTGTAATAGTTAGAATGGAACAAATTTCGGTATGTCGACAAATATTTTAGTATATTAGTTACACTTGATTGTTTTGTCTTGAATAGTTGTTGGTTTAATTTGGTTCagatttacatggaaaacctgAATGTCTGGAAGGAATCTTTAACGTGTTTGTCCTTTATAACATTTCTTCACTATTGTttatatgcattttatttatttctattagtTTTAACTGCatgttaattaatattattgtctggtttatttaatgattttatatccTGCTATATTAACGATTTCTTAATTTCACTTGTGTTTATAGTTATTAAAAGGGAAAAGTCAATAATCTAATGTCTTTTTCCTACAAGCAACCATTTAAAAGCTAATATCAGGCTAAAGGCCCATAGCAAATCAGGTCTATATGGTGAATAAAATTCTCcagaaaagattaaaaacattgatATAGTGGCAATGCTTGAATTGCACATGTGCATCAGTgagattttagggattttttttttttttggtctgaACAAAGAGATAACAACCTTGATATATGTCCTGTTACATGGCAATGCTTGAATTGCACATGACTTGTTGAAAACTGGAGCACTGTTGAGGACAATGTTTGAAATTGATTCAAAGATTTGGTTTGAAAGAGAGATCTATAAAAGTATCAACTTGAATATTTAAGGATGAAAACTCTCTAGCCTACAAAGGCCTCATGACTACTGCCATGTAGTATGTTTGTCCGTGAGGTTCCAAGTTCCATCAAGTGGGAGCTGGAGCTAAGAGGTTGGCAATCATCGTGAGGGAGTGTTTGTCAAAGTAAAGAGATGGGGGTAAAAACAGAAAGGAGACGTGAAAACACACACACGAGTTAATGTTGTAGAAGAGAATGGGAGACTGATTTCCAAAGATGACTTCTTATACTACTACTCAACACCCGAAGAGGTGaacaaattgttaaaatataacaaacaaTTAGGGTACCACAATATGGCTTTCCGAGAGAAAAACTCAAGCTCCAAGAATTGGAGCTCTCATAGCATGTTAGGTTACCATTTGCGTATAAAgctttagtttttaatgaatgAATTGACAATCTATATCAAGTTAACATCATtgctaattatttagtattaacACCTGCATCCTATCTATCTCATGCATCTTATATCATTCGAAATGATTATTATGAAACAAAGTTGCAGTGATTGCAAGTAAAAAGTACAGCCAtcatagaaaatgaaatgaactcTGTGAGCCACCTTCTTTCTTGAAAATCCATAGGCTTGACATCTAGTGAGCAGCAGCTTTAATTTCAGTTACAATATTTTGTCAGTTACCTGTGAGGGCATATTCTAATGGGCATAGTACTTAAATGTTTTATCCAGTCCCTGCTCTGTGATCCTAACCCAAACTCGCCTGCAAACTCTGAAGCCGCACGCATGTTCAGTGAGAATAAGCGGGAATACAACAGAAGAGTGCGTGAAATAGTGGAGCAGAGCTGGACAGCCGACTGAAGAAGCTCAGCCAAAGCATCAACTTTCTCTGTTGTGCCAGGGAGGAAGGCATTAGAAGTGATGGTGGGTGGTGGTTGGTGGCAACTGTTCTTCAATCTTTAGAGTGGATGATCATGTACTGAATATAAAAATGGTTTGGATGAGTGGTCTTAGAAGAGGATTTGTTTGATTTATGGGGCTTAGACAGCTGTGCTCTGCTTAAAACTGTTGATGATTTGCGAGTATATTTGGACTGTTTGTAGGAATGTGTACAGGAAGTGTTATTGTGGATGATACTTGTTTGTGATGTTCTAGACTCAGTATTTGGTTGTAAGATCCCCCTTCTCTCAGAGAGGAATCGGGGTAGAGCTTTTCTTAGTGTAATGTTTTCCTTAGACTCACTCATAAACTCTataattcccttttttttgccttttcatATGTCATTCGGTCTCATTACTTGTCCAtctctttctctttcatttctttttctattgtgtttttttttttcttaatcattgTCGGGTTTTTCATTCATAGGatgaatatatatagaattaattggttagaagggatgaaataatcctCATATTTATAAACTTAATCCTTCtcgtattatatatatatatatatatggtttgaTGAGGGTACTAAAgctcaaaatattgaaaagtaTTAAAACATTGCATGTTGGATTTacgaaaatattgaaaaaaatagaaaattttagataaagttttttgtttttgtttttttcttttttgtgaaacaagaaattaatcaaaatttataaatatattacaaagtctcataaaataatttttaaaaaataataatacatgtattaagattgttttaattttaaaatgtttaaaaatttatgtaagaGTATagaatattcaataaaaaattattataatagttttgacatttttaataataacttaaaagaaatttaggaataaaatatttgaaattaatttatttactaaaaataattttttattacttccAGAGACAAAAGCAAGTTTCAAGTGCTCTCCCTCCCTTTATAGTTTCAGGGGCTCCTTGACCCAAGAAATCGGGGTTTTTGATCAAGATATTGGTAACTTGGGTCATCAATATGGTTTGCaccaataacaaaaatatgaacaaaattaGAGGGTAtttagtaaatcaatttaatgatttaatttaatttaagttattaagtaaattaagtatgtttagtaaaataatttaatatcacaacttaaaatcaaatataattttaaatattaagtaattAGTATTCAAAATTGGtgtttttctatatataaaaataaggttttattattttttttgcttaaatATATGTTAAGCCCAAATTGAGGACTAATGTCTACATCTATTAAGAATGCACCAAAAAGTGGAATTTTAATACAAGAGAGTGGATTTCGACACCATTTCGATGCAATGGAATAGAGTCAATTTAGATACAGTGAGTTTGTAGTATTATTGGAATGAATTTGGATATTGATTGATACACAAATTTGACACTAGAGTACCATTTCGAtataaaaattgcattttgaTACCATTATGAAGGTATTGAAATCACCCATTGTAGTTACTTAGCAATCTAGTGAGTTTATGAGATTATTGAAATGGATTTTGATACCGAGCCTTTCTTAAAGGATAAATACCAAGAGGTTATGGATTATCCAAGTGTCCATGATGTTTTCCTAATGTTGTAAGGCAAAGGACAAGCATTGGTTGATTTCTTGGCAGCTCATCTAGCCTTTGATGACACTTATTTGTCAAATGATCTACCCGATGAAGAACTTTTATATGCTAAAGTTCAATTCCCATGGGGATTAATGGTTCATCCGGGAGTGGCATTTCAACAAGAGATAAATTTCAATACCATTCTGATATAGTGGAAATTTCACTATAGAAGCATTCCAAGGATACAAAAAGTTTAGAGGATTATTGATATGAGTTTTGATACATTGCGATACAATTCCAATAAAAAGAGCAGAATTTCAATACAATTCCAATAAAAAGAGCAGAATTTCAATACTATATAGCGATCCATTGTAATACATATCGATGTCAATCCAATACCACATTGGAAGCATGCCAAAGGTTTAAAAGGTTAGGCATTTATCATAATCATTTCAATACCACTGTGGAGGTATCAAAATATTCAATACAACTTGTGATTTCCGAAATCTCAATCAAGACATTACTCTCTTCGActctctttcatatttttttttacattttaagaatttttattatgtttttaggttaatttttttttttaaaatagtatcaATACCATAGAGGAGGAGAGAAACGAATGgtcattgaaaattttattttggagttttcaataaaattattcatgGTTCAATTTGATTCAATGCACATTGTTAATTTAAGCATGAGTTGTTAATTTCTCTATATTAAAAATGTAGCAATGAAGGTAGATGATACGGGAGAGCGAGATACTAAGAAAATATGATATCCTTCATGGTAGTAAGTTAGAAATCTTTAGTTTTGTTATGCAAGTTAAATTTTTAGCTAGTTTGTCTTTGTTAGAGATACATAGGATGCATGTTAAGGGTCCTTTGATGCATGAAACATTATGATCAAAAGTCGACCTAATGTGATTTTATATGATTGATAACTTAGGAGAATCTACCAAATGAATATCGGGTTAAATGTCTTAAAGGTTAAAACTTGTTATCAAATCATTTATGGGATGACTGTTAAAGAATGAATTTTAGGGTTTAAAACATGGTTCCAAATGTGAAAGATCTATATTGGTGATTTGGTATTAGAAAGacaaaaattctttaattagtATTTATTATCCCTCAGTTCTAGATCTAAATTGGATTTGTAAAATTCTCCAAACTTGTTTATCATTAGTTTCTCAATTAAAAATTCAGTTTACCAACCCAATCAATTTTCCTGAGGACACTAACTTCGATgtgaaatccaaaaaagattgaaagagaaaaaagaaaaattagggtttttttttttattaattatgaaCACTCTTAGAAAAAATACAACaccattagaatttaaatagacctaataaaaaggaataaagaCTAACTTACCCTTACTCctaaaatgaaagagaataattctaatatagtaattaaataagaaagagaaatagtaactaaataaaattaaataaataaataactctaaCATTAGAATCTACAAGTCATAGTGGtcttttctctagtttttcttaacCAAGATAACTACATAATTAGACTTTAATAATCTTACACAATAGAGAAGTAAAAATTTGGTCaataagtcaaaatagttaagTTATTCTTGTTGGTAGATCGGAGGATTGGTCACATCCATTAACTCTCTTTGTGTTCAAATGTCGTGGGTGCTTGAGTGAATGCACTGTAAGGTTAGGGTATGCATATTTCCTAACAACAATTGtttttaggaaagttggtagTGTTTGAGGTCCTATAattcttaatctcaaatcaCATTTACCTCATTTACTtgtatttaatgaaaatatattttataacgATGATTCTAGATTCACAACtcattttgaatattatatatatatattttatagttatCTTATGTATtaataatactttaaatatggatgtttaacaaatatattaattgcttaaaattagtgaatatataaatatttgttaaaattaataggggtaaatatttcaatttgatgatgtaaaataaattttaagttagctttaccaaacaactttaatacttaaagtaaaaataaataattagttttaagttaacaactttaggaagtcaacttaaattattaagtaataagtaattAGTTTCTAGTTTATCAAACACTTTTTTAATgagtatttaataaaacttaatatttattacttaaatatTTGGGGTGAGTGTTAAAAGATCTTGAACTGTTAAAATCTCTATCAAGTCCAATCCAACTCCAAGTCAAATTGAGATTTCTTAAACTAAGATAGTGTTTGTGTTTTCATTTAATGATAAATAGAACTTGTTTTCACactttagattattattattttttaaatttgttttacttattacttttttaaaaaaaattattaagtaaaaaaataaaattttaaaataactagaacAAAATCTCAACATAATCTTGACCCTATTTAAGACtcaatacttaaaataaataaaataataaaaaaacaaacaacttaatactattaagatGTATTTAGAATcaagttaaattaaattctatttagatttaaataataaaaaaaaaaacacgtaCTTAGTGAGTGtttagtaaattaacttaataacataaaatgacttaataacttaatttaagtcattaagtaaattaagtatacttggtaaaataatttaatgatataacttaaagtaataagtaaaattaattaatttaatattaagtctacatttttattttacatttttattcttatttacaTTAATTATATCCACGATCTCTTTTAATACTACACGACCTCTATTGTTACTCGACTTCCTTTGCCTTATAATTTATgtggataaatatgtcaatttgatgatttagaataaattttaatctaattttatcaaataactttaatgctcaaagtaataattaaataataagttttaagttaaaaatttcactataatttaactttaagtcaacttaagtcattaagtaataactatattaagttttaccaaacacactTACATTACTCCAACCCATCCATGTTCTAGTACTAATTAAAACAAGGGgggaaattatgaaaaaaaaaaaaaaaaaaaatgattttaggtaTAAACTAATGATCAAAGGAGCTATATGGATGAACTATCAATGATGTGTGCTCCAATTGGTAGttgaatttcatatatttaGCCGACAAGACTTACAAGAAATGTTAGAAGAGGGTATTAATTATGCAGTTCCTTTGCAGTTAACACTACAGCCATACCTAAATGGACTTGAGTTCAACCCTAAAGAATGAGCGTTCAGGATTAGCTTTCTCCAATAGGAAGATACTCCTCATAAGGATGTGTTTGAACAACAAAATCTTCATCCAAATCTTTCTTTggacatatttttaaaaacaaaaaacagacaGTACATCGGAATCTACTCTTGATCTCAAGATACTTagacaaatttatattttctttcttgattttgagGCTTTCCTTGTATAGTGCTTGATAAGCCCCAAGCAagtcatcttcatcatctttggaagctaacaacaaaaaaatttccttaCAACTCTAAATGATTGTTCTTACAATATTCTAGCTTCTGCATAAATttccccctctttttttttttttttctgttaatCAATCGTATTTCATAATTGAAACAAAACCCTAGGGAAAATTTGCAGAGTGTACACCAAAAACTCCTCCACCCTCAATCTGAGCTTGCTGCATAATAAGCATAAGGCCAAAGAGGCAGGCAACATGTCCCCGTGCCTGAACCGGTTGGTTTGCCAATTTATGggtctcattttctttccatgGAGACTAGCTATTAACTTCCATCATAACTTGATGTCTTCACAGGGAAGAACCCTTCATGTAGGGActcctttgttttcttcattgCTCTCTGAACTTTTGATCCTGCTCATCTGGGAAACAAGCAGCTCATGCACTCTACCCTTCAACTGCAAATCACAAACATATCTAAATTAGCACATCTCTGAGCCAATAATGGTGAAAAAATTCAGCAAGAATTACAGGGATGGTCAGCAAATTACAATGACTTTTCAGTGAGAAACAATGACTATTGGAAGAAAAAGGATAAGCATATCTGAGAAAAGCCCTTGAGGCCTGGTTCAAGTGGATAAAGAGTTGGGgaggtttgtgggaggttctaggttcaagtctTAATGGGAATTAAAATTTACCTAAACAAAACCGTATCTGAGTTTTTGGTTCAAAGTTCACTGGTACTGGTTTAGCCCACAACTCATGACTATACAAGAAAATTACTGAGCTTATATATACATTCTATTAAAAAAGCATTCTGTTACAATACATCAACATTtgtttcttaatcaataaaaactgCCAGAGTAAACAACCCATGAAACCAACTAGATTTTTCCCCTCTGCACCTCCATGTAATTGAGCTGAAACAAGTCAGAAGGGTGAAAGACTATTTCAATTAGCCTTCCCTACAAACCTTAAAGAAAACTTGAATAGATATCCATTGTGGTGCTTAAATGGGGTTTGATAAACAGAATCATCCGTTATTTTTAATGCATGGCATTTTGACTCCCAAGTTGGGGCACAACTCAGTCAAATTGTGAATCTTACAATTTGCAATGCTACAATTCCTACTAGGGACTTAAGGCAATTGGATTCCTTGTAAACGAGGTCGATATTTAACACATGTTTAGTGTAAGGAAGAAGTTAAAAAGTTGCTGATATAATAAAGGCAAGAAAGGACAATAATAACCTGATTGAGTGCAGCTTCATTCTTTACCGATACACGAATGGCCCCCTCTGGTCCCATTTTCTGGTACCTTGCCAGCTCAGGATTATCAGCACTAACATCTTCTGTATTGAAAATGATAGGAGACTCTTGCAATAGATCACATTTGGAGACAACATCAATCCAAAGATGATCACTGAACCTCTCTcttatttctttgtatatgaAAAACTGCAAAGGCAGGAACCAAAAGAAaagtttgagagagagagagagacagagagaggaGCAAAATAATAGGGTGCTCTCTATTAAGATAATCATtaaatatggaaagaaaaaaaaaattgcatctCCAAGGAAAACCATTCAACTTTACTTTTAAAAGTTTAGAGTTTCTGTCTTAGATACAATTAGGAAAACCAATTCCTTCTGCAAATTCGTGAATTATGTGTTGTGCTCAGAAGTCTACTAGCAATATGTTTATTAACTGCCCTGAGAATTATGAGTTTTGAGAGTTCTCTTTTGGCTTGTTGGTTTGGTTTGGGTGCccaaaaaatttcttctttcaGTGAAATACCTTTTAGGGCTACCAGCTGCAATGACGGAGCCAGAGTAATGTGTTAGTGTGCTTTGCTTGCTTGATATGGAAAACCTTGACCCAAAAGATTGTAAGACTTTTGAACAAAGACATCCTCAAGTGAGAGATTATGGAATAGGATGTATTCTGGGCATCAAACACCAAAGAATTTGGAAGGTGTTCCTTTGGACATCAGTTTGGTCAAGTGGTCCAACTCCAGAACTAAATGAATATGCAATCACCAAAAACAATGGTAATGGACTGAAATTATGCTCTTTCCAAAAAGCCTCAAGACATGATCTTATAAATGCAATTGCAATGATGGTCAATCTCAGCATTATAGAGTGCTTCAAAAGTAATGAGATTGGGACTCCAAAATGAAAGGCAGACTGTTGTTAATACCATAAAATggtattattatatttattattgaagttagtggtggtggtggtgttggTGGTGCACATATTAATTAGTATCAATATTTCCCATCCCCACATGTGCACACATCTATGTAgctcaaacaaaaaatttaaaatttttaaatcccTGGTATAAATCAGGTGACAGACATGATCGATTATTCAAAGAACTCATAATTTAGGGAATCCATTAAATTGGTCCAACCTGAAAAATAATACTGAAATACATAATATAAACATCCCATGGAACAGGTTATGTGTGTGATGTGCATGAGGTGCATTTAGATGTCAGATCCATCAAGCTGCCAAAACTTGGGATATGGGATCATAATTAAATTGTTGAAGGCTCTACTTACTGTTTTAAACTCCAAGGAAAAATGGAGCATCTAACAGGACATGCTTGACATGTATATGTCACTTAATTTGAAATATCCTTGCAATATTGAAACAGATTAAGAAAGTATCTAAAACAATTAGCATTGCGTTGCTTATAGGAATGAGCATTTTGAGCCCTCctggagagaaaataaaataaaaaatataagatgaaaaaGACACTAACAATTCCTAGGGGAAGGCTATTTGAGTAATTTGGCAGATTTAGGTTATTTGGTACTCATTGGTTACTTAGGCCCTAGTAAAAATCTTCTTTCATGGAATTAGACTTCTAATTCCTATAATTctgattttatttgaatttcattaTATGGGAGATATAGGAGTCTTAGGGGTTGAAAAATTTGAGGTCCTAATAGGTATTGGGTTTTCTAAAGCCGATGAACAAGGCTATTAtatataaacaaacaaaatggGACTAGTTTGTTAGCATCTTtgtgttctttctttcttttcttttttttttcttttttggatagGTAGCATCTTTGTGTTCTTTAATGATAAGACTTCATTACCATCCCTTCTAGGTGAGATTTCTAGAAGGTCTTAGCAATATCATAAAGGTTTTGTTTCATCCATTCTtctttatactttatttttcttgctttaattTTCTTCGTGCTGCCATTACTGTTATCCCTCATTACACTCAAATCATAAACTAGTGAAGCTCTAACCAACCTTATCTGGTTGTAGGCAATTACATTAAGGTGGTCCTCCATTAGTTACTCGCCCATTCTTTTTGGAGAGGCATTTTTAGATAAAGTTACagcaaaattttttttgataggtagatGCAGTTACAGCAACATGCAAAACACATCCCATGCCCATACTGATACTGTGTTGTATTTGGTCCAAATATTTCACTTACTCTAAAGAGTTATGTATTTGGTGGACTTTACCTGTTTTTGAAGTGTACGAAGGATGCATGCATGTATGGACAGGAAGAAACTGTATGCTATGATACTTGGATGAACAATACCTGATCAGAAGGTGAGGTCCCACATTCTCCAGAAAGGTCATGAACATATAGTATTGCAGTGGGTAAATG from Vitis riparia cultivar Riparia Gloire de Montpellier isolate 1030 chromosome 8, EGFV_Vit.rip_1.0, whole genome shotgun sequence includes the following:
- the LOC117920896 gene encoding ubiquitin-conjugating enzyme E2 2-like; the encoded protein is MSTPARKRLMRDFKRLQQDPPAGISGAPQDNNIMLWNAVIFGPDDTPWDGGTFKLTLQFMEDYPNKPPTVRFVSRMFHPNIYADGSICLDILQNQWSPIYDVAAILTSIQSLLCDPNPNSPANSEAARMFSENKREYNRRVREIVEQSWTAD